Part of the Erwinia amylovora genome is shown below.
GCCCAGGGCACGGTGAAAGAGACGCTGGGTTCGGTCAATGTGCCGCTGGTGTGCGCCGGGCAGCTGGTTTGGCCCGGTGATGTTATCGTCGCCGACGACGATGGCGTGGTGGTGGTGGCGCGGCAACAGGCCGCAGCAGTGGCCACCAGCGCCCGTCAGCGCGGCGAGCGGGAAGAAAGCAAACGCGTCCGCCTGGCCAACGGCGAACTGGGGCTGGATATCTATCAGATGCGCGCGCGTCTGGCAGAGAAAGGGCTGCGCTATGTCGACAACCTTGAAGGTTGGGAGGAATAACATGCGCCAGCGCCGGATCCCTTGCCTGCTGATGCGTGGCGGCACCTCGAAAGCCGCCTGTTTTCTCGCCGCCGACCTGCCGCAAGACCCCGGGCTGCGCGACCGCGTACTGCTGGCGGTGATGGGCTCGCCCGATATCCGCCAGATAGACGGATTAGGCGGCGCAGATCCGCTCACCAGCAAGGTCGCGATTGTCCAGCCTTCTACCCGGGCGGACGCGGATGTTGATTACCTGTTTGCCCAGGTCGATGTCGATGTCGCCCATGTCGACTACGGCCAGAACTGCGGCAATATCCTTGCGGCGATGGGGCCGTTTGCCCTGGAGCGTGGCCTGGTCAGCGCACAGGGTGAACGCAGCGCGATACGCATTTTTATGCAAAACACCGGGCAAATTGCAGTGGCGGAGTTTGCCACCCCCAATGGCCAGATGGATTACGATGGCGAGCTGAAAATTGACGGCGTACCGCGCAGTGCCGCAGAGATTGTGCTTAATTTTCAAAATATTGCCGGGTCAAGCTGCGGGGCACTGTTGCCCACCGGTCAGGCCAGAGATCGCATCGATCATATCGAAGTGACCTGCATCGACAACGGTATGCCGGTGGTGCTGGTGCGAGCCGACTCGCTTGGCCGCAGCGGTTATGAAAGCCGCGAGCAGCTGGACGCCGATGAAGCGTTGAAAAGTCGCCTGGAATCGATTCGTCTGCAGGCCGGGCCGCGTATGAACCTCGGTGATGTCAGCCAGCGCACGGTGCCGAAAATGACCCTGCTTGCTGAACCGCGCAACGGCGGAGCCATCAGTTCGCGCACCTTCATTCCCCACCGCTGTCACGCCTCGATTGGCGTTTTTGGCGCGGTGAGCGTGGCTACCGCCTGCCTGATCCCCGGCAGCGTGGCACACAGGCTGGCGCGCACCGGCAGTGAAAACAGTCAGCGCCTGAGCGTTGAGCACCCCGGCGGAGAGTTCAGCGTACGACTCCAGCGAGATCACGCCGGCCAGCTTGCAGGCTGCGGCCTGCTGCGTACCGCCCGGCTGATTTTTGCCGGTGAGGTGCTGATCCCGGGTTCAGTCTGGCCCATTAGCGCGGAGTAGCAAGATGAGGATAACCGTTATTGGATTTGGCGAGGCGGGCGGTATTTTCGCCGCCGATCTGCAGCAGCAGCCGTCGCTTCAGCTGACAGTTTGGGATGTCAAAAACACCCGGCCCGCCAGTTCGGCTGCCATGCAGCTCAAATCATCAGCCTGCGGAGTGCAGCTGGCGGCATCGCTGGCTGAAGCCTTGCAGGACGCAGAGATTATTTTCTCCACCGTCACGGCCGCAGAAGCGCTGAACGTCGCCCGGCACACCGCCCCGTTTTTGCGGCCGGGTCAAACCTTTCTTGATTTCAATTCGGTGGCCCCTGAGACCAAACGCGCTGCCGCCAGGCTGATTGGCGCACAGGGGGCCGCTTATATCGACGTAGCGGTAATGGCCCCGGTGCCGCCCAAACGGCTGGCC
Proteins encoded:
- a CDS encoding 4-oxalomesaconate tautomerase, giving the protein MRQRRIPCLLMRGGTSKAACFLAADLPQDPGLRDRVLLAVMGSPDIRQIDGLGGADPLTSKVAIVQPSTRADADVDYLFAQVDVDVAHVDYGQNCGNILAAMGPFALERGLVSAQGERSAIRIFMQNTGQIAVAEFATPNGQMDYDGELKIDGVPRSAAEIVLNFQNIAGSSCGALLPTGQARDRIDHIEVTCIDNGMPVVLVRADSLGRSGYESREQLDADEALKSRLESIRLQAGPRMNLGDVSQRTVPKMTLLAEPRNGGAISSRTFIPHRCHASIGVFGAVSVATACLIPGSVAHRLARTGSENSQRLSVEHPGGEFSVRLQRDHAGQLAGCGLLRTARLIFAGEVLIPGSVWPISAE